AACAAGACGCTGCTTATCAAGAAGAGGTACTTCCGCGAGCGGTCAGCGCTCGCGTATCAGTGGAAGCAGGGGTCGCCTTGTCTTGGTACCGACATCTGGGCACCCACGGTCGAGCTGTATCGCTTGAACGCTTCGGCGCATCTGCTCCGTATGAGAAGCTCTTCAGCGAATTTGGCATAACCACTGAGGCAGTCATTGCTGCGGCACACGAATCACTTGCCGCTTCTCAGCAATAAGAACGAGATTCTCTCCATGTTGCAAACGCAGGTTGCTGGTTCGCTTATGTAGTTTCACCAATAATCTGCGTTTGTTTTTCTTTAGAAAAATCACAATCCTCAATATTCGACTGAAAGGTTTTATAGTGACTGCAATTGACCAACTCAAGAATGTGGGCACTTCAACTTGGCTTGATGATCTATCTCGCGATCGCCTTCAATCCGGCAACCTCGCCGAACTTATTAAGAGTAAATCGATCGTTGGCGTTACGACGAACCCAGCAATCTTTGCAACTGCGATGAGCAAGGGAACTGCATATGATTCCCAAATTGAAAAGCTAAAGGCCGCTCGAGCCGATGCGAATTCCGCTGTCTACGCCATGAGTATTGACGATGTGCGCGCAGCTTGCGACGTTTTTTCTGAAATCTACGCCGAATCTGAAGGCAAAGATGGCCGCGTAAGCATTGAAGTCGATCCTCGAATCTCCGAGGATCGAGATGCCACGATCGCCCAAGCTCGTGAATTGTGGAATAAAGTAGATCGACCGAATGTCATGATCAAGATCCCCGCTACCCGAGGATCATTGCCAGCAATCACTGATGCATTGGCAGAAGGTATAAGCGTTAACGTAACGCTCATTTTTTCAGTAGCACGCTACCGTGAAGTCATCGCTGCGTATATCGAAGGCATCAAAAAAGCAGCAGAAAACGGGCTTGACGTATCTCAGATTCATTCAGTCGCATCGTTCTTCGTGTCGCGTTTGGACACCGAAGTGGACAAACGCCTGGAACAAATTGGTAGTGACGAAGCACTTTCCCTGCGTGGAAAAGCAGGTGTGGCGAATGCCCAACGCGCTTACGCTGTCTTCCTTGAAGCATTCCAAGCTGCTGATCTACCTGAAGGAGCTCATGTTCAACGTCCTTTGTGGGCTTCCACTGGAGTAAAAAACCCAGATTATTCGCTCACGCTCTATGTTTCGGAACTCGCTGGCCCGGACACCGTCAATACGATGCCGGAATCTACCATCGACGCTGTGTTAGCCGCAGATGATATTCATGGTGACACGCTTAGTTCCAGCAGCGATTCGGCAAATGAAATATTTACACGCATTTCTCAAACAGGCATTGACTTTGAAGATGTGTTCGCTGTGCTGGAGCAAGAGGGCGTCGATAAGTTCGTAGCAGCCTGGAGCGAACTTCTTGATTCGATGGAATCTCGCTTGAAGTAATACAGTTTCAGCACAAAAATAATCGCGTTGGGTTCTGAGAACCACCATCGAGAGGGTAAACTTGCCCAACGTGAGTAAACCAGTGGCTAACGGAGACACCGTAGAAAGTAACAATGCTGAACTTGCTTTCGACGGTGTTGATTTTTCCTATCCTGATACACATGAGAATTCGTGTAGTAGAACGTCAAGCAAATGGGTCAACCCCCTAAGGGATGCTGAGGACAAACGTCTCCCCCGCATCGCGGGCCCATGCGGAATGGTTATTTTTGGTGTAACTGGTGATCTCGCTCGGAAAAAGCTCCTGCCAGCAATTTACGATCTCGCACACAGAGGCCTATTGCCTGCAGGTTTCAGTCTTGTCGGCTACGGTCGACGAGGCTGGTCTAAGGCCGACTTTGAAGATTACGTCAAGCAAGCAGTTGTTGCCGGTGCCCGTACCGATTTCCGCGAAAATGTTTGGGCACGACTTGCCGAAGGTATGCACTTCGTTCAGGGCAATTTCGATGATGATGCAGCGTTTGATAGTTTGGCATCGCTTTTGGCGGATCTTGATCAGACCCGTGGAACTGCCGGTAACTGGGCCTTTTATCTCTCTGTTCCACCAGATTATTTTTCGGATGTTTGCCATCAACTTCAGCGTTCAGGCATGGCTACAGCCGAGGGCAATTCATGGCGTCGTGTCATTGTGGAAAAGCCTTTTGGGCATGATCAAGAATCAGCACGTCAGCTGAACAACTTGATCAATTCAGTATTCCCTGAAAAGTCAGTATTCCGTATCGACCACTACTTGGGTAAAGAGACAGTGCAAAATATTATGGCACTGCGCTTTGCAAACCAGCTATTTGATCCGCTCTGGAATTCTCACTATGTTGACCATGTCCAAATCACCATGGCTGAGGATATTGGTCTAGGCGGTCGCGCT
The sequence above is drawn from the Corynebacterium rouxii genome and encodes:
- the tal gene encoding transaldolase codes for the protein MTAIDQLKNVGTSTWLDDLSRDRLQSGNLAELIKSKSIVGVTTNPAIFATAMSKGTAYDSQIEKLKAARADANSAVYAMSIDDVRAACDVFSEIYAESEGKDGRVSIEVDPRISEDRDATIAQARELWNKVDRPNVMIKIPATRGSLPAITDALAEGISVNVTLIFSVARYREVIAAYIEGIKKAAENGLDVSQIHSVASFFVSRLDTEVDKRLEQIGSDEALSLRGKAGVANAQRAYAVFLEAFQAADLPEGAHVQRPLWASTGVKNPDYSLTLYVSELAGPDTVNTMPESTIDAVLAADDIHGDTLSSSSDSANEIFTRISQTGIDFEDVFAVLEQEGVDKFVAAWSELLDSMESRLK
- the zwf gene encoding glucose-6-phosphate dehydrogenase; amino-acid sequence: MPNVSKPVANGDTVESNNAELAFDGVDFSYPDTHENSCSRTSSKWVNPLRDAEDKRLPRIAGPCGMVIFGVTGDLARKKLLPAIYDLAHRGLLPAGFSLVGYGRRGWSKADFEDYVKQAVVAGARTDFRENVWARLAEGMHFVQGNFDDDAAFDSLASLLADLDQTRGTAGNWAFYLSVPPDYFSDVCHQLQRSGMATAEGNSWRRVIVEKPFGHDQESARQLNNLINSVFPEKSVFRIDHYLGKETVQNIMALRFANQLFDPLWNSHYVDHVQITMAEDIGLGGRAGYYDGIGAARDVIQNHLIQLLALVAMEEPVAFTPQELQAEKIKVLRATRPVEPFAKTTARGQYSRGWQGSELVQGLREEDGFDPNSGTETYAACTLEINSRRWAGVPFYLRTGKRLGRRVTEIALVFKDAPHQPFSEGSRHSQGRNVVVIRVQPDEGMLMRFGSKVPGNTMEVRDVNMDFSYSEAFTEESPEAYERLILDALLDEASLFPTNEEVELSWQILDPILNFWSDRGQPEEYPAGTWGPAGADKMLEREGRAWRRP